Proteins co-encoded in one Marinobacter gudaonensis genomic window:
- a CDS encoding UDP-2,3-diacylglucosamine diphosphatase has product MRRYRSVFISDVHLGTADCQADYLLDFLNQVQCQTLYLVGDIIDLIAMQRRVHFPDAHRAVIHKLMELAGSGTRVIYIPGNHDDFLRRFCGQTIASVELRLKAEHTTADGRRFMVCHGDQFDQVVRCSPLMLLVGDRAHGLLLRLNRWFNAWRRFRGKPYWSLAAWVKSRIGRARTFIRRFELAALTVAEKGHYDGFICGHIHSAGFLRSEDGLYCNDGDWVEHCTALVERQDGRLELLHWSESPRILATEPEAPHPDVCGEARPVLDVVPAGFVEQVNRLAH; this is encoded by the coding sequence ATGCGGCGCTACCGGAGTGTTTTCATATCCGATGTACACCTGGGTACGGCCGATTGCCAGGCCGACTACCTGCTGGATTTTCTCAACCAGGTGCAGTGCCAGACCCTGTACCTGGTGGGTGACATTATCGACCTGATCGCCATGCAGCGACGGGTACACTTTCCCGATGCCCACCGCGCGGTCATCCACAAACTCATGGAGCTGGCGGGGAGTGGTACCCGGGTGATCTACATACCCGGCAATCACGACGATTTCCTGCGTCGCTTCTGCGGCCAGACCATTGCCAGTGTCGAGCTGCGCCTCAAAGCCGAGCACACCACCGCCGATGGCCGGCGGTTCATGGTCTGCCACGGCGACCAGTTCGACCAGGTGGTACGCTGCAGCCCGTTGATGCTGCTTGTGGGCGATCGGGCCCACGGCCTGCTGCTGAGACTGAACCGCTGGTTCAACGCCTGGCGCCGGTTCCGGGGCAAGCCTTACTGGTCGCTCGCGGCCTGGGTGAAAAGCCGAATTGGCCGGGCCCGCACCTTTATCCGCCGGTTCGAGCTGGCCGCCCTCACCGTTGCCGAGAAGGGCCACTACGACGGTTTTATCTGTGGCCACATCCACTCCGCGGGCTTTCTGCGCAGTGAAGACGGGCTTTACTGCAACGACGGAGACTGGGTGGAGCACTGCACGGCGTTGGTGGAACGGCAGGACGGTCGGCTGGAACTGCTGCACTGGTCGGAAAGCCCGAGGATACTGGCGACAGAACCCGAGGCCCCGCATCCGGATGTGTGTGGTGAGGCAAGACCGGTCCTCGATGTGGTACCCGCGGGATTTGTTGAGCAGGTGAACCGGCTGGCCCACTGA
- a CDS encoding SDR family NAD(P)-dependent oxidoreductase encodes MSGICVVLGVGAGNGEALVRRFCQEGFQVAMLARSTDYLLELEASLTGAHAFPCDLMEPAQIASVMTAIERRLGPVSVMLYNAGGGAFKSVEDASLEDFEANWRINVQGLVAATKAALPQLRQHPSASIVVTSASAATRGRANTAPFASAKAAQRSLAQSLARQLGPEKIHVANVVIDGVVDLPRTRNMLPDKPDDFFVQPSAVADAVWHLCQQDPSAWTHELDIRPFGETW; translated from the coding sequence ATGAGCGGAATCTGTGTGGTGCTGGGAGTTGGCGCCGGCAACGGTGAGGCGCTGGTCAGGCGCTTCTGCCAGGAAGGATTCCAGGTGGCGATGCTGGCCCGGAGCACGGACTACCTGCTGGAGTTGGAGGCCTCGCTGACGGGTGCCCATGCCTTCCCCTGTGATCTGATGGAGCCGGCACAGATTGCCTCGGTAATGACGGCGATAGAACGTAGGCTCGGGCCGGTTTCCGTGATGCTCTATAACGCTGGCGGTGGCGCGTTCAAAAGCGTTGAAGACGCCAGCCTGGAAGATTTCGAAGCCAACTGGCGAATCAACGTTCAGGGTCTGGTGGCCGCCACCAAGGCAGCATTGCCGCAGCTCAGGCAACACCCGTCGGCGAGTATCGTTGTAACCAGTGCCTCCGCGGCCACCCGGGGCCGGGCCAACACCGCGCCCTTTGCCTCGGCCAAGGCGGCGCAGCGCAGCCTGGCCCAGTCGCTGGCGCGACAATTGGGGCCCGAGAAGATTCACGTGGCCAATGTAGTGATTGACGGTGTGGTGGATCTGCCCCGTACCCGCAATATGTTGCCGGACAAGCCCGATGACTTTTTCGTGCAGCCCTCGGCGGTGGCGGATGCAGTCTGGCACCTGTGCCAGCAGGATCCATCCGCCTGGACCCATGAGCTCGATATCCGGCCGTTCGGGGAGACCTGGTAG
- a CDS encoding ADP-ribosylglycohydrolase family protein, giving the protein MTDTQPGQRTPAMIAALAGGWVADAASLGLHWLYSSDRIAEVGGGAPEFLPPRAEYYTRGFGYFAHDGKETGDISHYGAATHVLMESLLASQGTLDIRDYQRRFRSFFGPGGQWRGFIDNPTRITLENFDAIERNAVEKALADMPARLTAEQKRILVQKVMPYTRRLTGSQLARPVREAINLTYPDSEIQDAGVHLAETIDRHRVAESGADDTQLPAVSKLAPLVAVYCGHPDLPQVTEAAVRVTNHNDTAVAWARCAMRLLDLLFRGESLSTALDSAAGESPAPETLKKARAGRRIDGPGAGDTFGRTCYLHEAMPVIFHVLSHASSYTEAVRANILCGGDSCGRAWLIGPAMAAIHGLGGEHGIPLSWLARVNHAASIFSDIERLVTSR; this is encoded by the coding sequence ATGACCGACACACAACCCGGACAACGAACCCCCGCCATGATTGCGGCCCTTGCCGGCGGGTGGGTCGCCGATGCCGCAAGCCTGGGACTCCATTGGCTCTACAGCAGCGACCGCATCGCCGAAGTTGGGGGCGGGGCTCCGGAGTTTCTTCCTCCCAGAGCGGAGTACTACACCCGGGGTTTTGGCTACTTCGCCCACGACGGCAAGGAGACCGGGGATATCAGCCACTACGGCGCTGCCACCCACGTGCTGATGGAAAGTCTGCTTGCCAGTCAGGGCACACTGGACATTCGCGACTACCAGCGCCGTTTTCGGTCGTTTTTCGGGCCGGGCGGGCAATGGCGTGGCTTCATCGACAATCCCACACGCATCACGCTCGAGAACTTTGACGCCATTGAGCGCAACGCAGTGGAAAAGGCACTGGCCGACATGCCGGCCAGACTCACCGCCGAGCAGAAGCGCATCCTGGTACAAAAGGTGATGCCCTACACACGCCGGCTGACTGGCAGCCAGCTGGCCCGGCCAGTGCGCGAGGCCATTAACCTGACCTACCCAGACTCCGAAATCCAGGACGCCGGTGTCCACCTGGCAGAGACCATTGATCGGCATCGCGTGGCCGAGAGCGGCGCTGATGACACCCAGCTGCCAGCCGTCTCAAAACTGGCACCTCTGGTGGCGGTGTATTGTGGTCACCCGGACCTTCCGCAGGTTACAGAAGCAGCGGTTCGGGTAACCAACCACAACGATACGGCCGTGGCCTGGGCACGCTGCGCCATGAGGCTGCTCGATCTTCTGTTCCGGGGCGAGTCATTATCGACGGCCCTCGACAGCGCCGCCGGGGAGTCACCGGCCCCGGAAACTCTGAAAAAGGCGCGCGCGGGCAGGCGGATCGACGGGCCCGGCGCTGGCGACACCTTTGGTCGTACGTGTTACCTTCACGAAGCCATGCCGGTGATCTTCCATGTCCTGAGCCATGCCAGTAGCTACACGGAGGCGGTTCGCGCCAACATCCTTTGCGGTGGCGACTCCTGCGGACGGGCCTGGTTGATCGGGCCGGCGATGGCGGCTATCCATGGCCTCGGCGGTGAGCACGGGATTCCCCTGAGCTGGCTGGCACGGGTAAACCATGCGGCCAGCATCTTCTCGGATATCGAACGACTGGTAACATCCCGTTAA
- a CDS encoding FAD-binding oxidoreductase, translating to MSYTLKIQDIQNVTHDVRQIRLEKPQGYTFTPGQATEVSVDREGWRDEGRPFTFTSLDSDPYLEFTIKIYPDHEGVTDQIGKLSKGDHLIIGDPWGTIEYKGEGVFLAGGAGVTPFIAILRDLHRKGEIGNNQLLFSNKSERDIILRDEFETILGDQFINVITDEKPRGDHLFLDGVIDKSFLESHIENFDQAFYVCGPDPFNKGIMSALKELGAKPDALVFEK from the coding sequence ATGAGTTATACACTGAAAATTCAGGATATTCAGAATGTGACCCACGATGTCAGGCAGATTCGCCTGGAGAAGCCTCAGGGTTACACGTTTACGCCCGGCCAGGCTACCGAAGTGTCGGTTGATCGCGAAGGCTGGCGGGACGAAGGCCGGCCCTTTACCTTTACCTCGCTCGATTCCGACCCTTATCTGGAGTTCACCATCAAGATCTACCCGGACCACGAGGGCGTGACCGACCAGATCGGAAAGCTCAGCAAGGGTGATCACCTGATCATCGGTGACCCTTGGGGAACCATCGAATACAAGGGCGAGGGTGTGTTCCTGGCGGGCGGTGCGGGTGTAACCCCGTTTATCGCCATTCTGAGAGACCTGCATCGCAAGGGTGAGATCGGCAACAACCAGCTGCTGTTTTCCAACAAGAGTGAACGGGACATCATCCTCAGGGACGAGTTCGAGACGATCCTGGGTGATCAGTTCATCAATGTCATCACCGATGAAAAGCCCAGGGGTGATCACCTCTTTCTGGATGGGGTCATCGACAAGTCGTTTCTGGAGTCACACATAGAGAATTTTGATCAGGCGTTCTATGTGTGCGGCCCCGACCCGTTCAACAAGGGCATTATGTCTGCGTTGAAAGAGCTGGGCGCCAAGCCGGACGCGCTGGTTTTCGAGAAGTAG
- a CDS encoding ABC transporter ATP-binding protein, which translates to MLRTESLSLAYGDKTVVDNVSLIIPEGGITCLLGPNGSGKSTLLKSFAGLLPARSGQVYLDDQPVAQWERGKLALRLAMLPQKPIVPEGILVRDLVALGRFPHRRWWQRNLTTDENAIHDAMAMTGVSDLAERPVEALSGGQQQRVWIAMALAQETDILLLDEPTTFLDWGYQLEVLELLSNLNRDHGLTVVMSLHDLNQAAQFADRIAILADGQLETIGSPGEVITENLISRVFGVTTAVTVGRDNRPFCCGFAGSIRTDRGASNRRLSVT; encoded by the coding sequence ATGTTACGAACCGAGTCTCTCTCGCTGGCTTATGGCGACAAAACGGTTGTAGACAACGTCTCGCTGATTATTCCCGAGGGTGGCATTACCTGTCTGCTGGGCCCCAACGGGTCCGGTAAGAGTACCTTGCTGAAAAGTTTTGCGGGCCTGCTGCCGGCCCGCTCCGGCCAGGTCTACCTGGACGACCAACCGGTTGCACAATGGGAACGGGGCAAGCTGGCCCTCAGGCTTGCCATGCTGCCCCAGAAACCGATTGTGCCGGAGGGTATCCTGGTCCGGGATCTGGTGGCGCTGGGTCGGTTCCCGCATCGTCGATGGTGGCAGCGGAACCTCACCACTGACGAAAACGCGATCCACGACGCCATGGCCATGACGGGCGTCTCGGATCTCGCTGAACGCCCGGTCGAAGCGCTTTCGGGCGGGCAACAGCAGCGGGTATGGATTGCCATGGCCCTGGCCCAGGAAACCGACATTCTGCTGCTGGACGAACCCACCACCTTCCTCGACTGGGGCTATCAGTTGGAAGTGCTGGAGCTTTTATCCAATTTGAATCGTGATCACGGCCTCACGGTGGTGATGTCATTGCATGATCTGAACCAGGCCGCACAGTTTGCCGATCGGATTGCGATACTGGCGGACGGCCAGCTCGAAACCATCGGCAGTCCCGGAGAGGTCATCACTGAAAACCTTATCAGCCGTGTGTTTGGCGTAACAACGGCAGTCACGGTCGGGCGGGACAACCGCCCATTCTGTTGCGGCTTTGCCGGGTCTATCAGAACTGACCGTGGTGCAAGTAATCGGCGCCTTTCAGTGACCTGA
- a CDS encoding FecCD family ABC transporter permease, with protein sequence MTSPATTPTRVSRAGSRPSGARPIARLFLAGGLSLVVVIIAGVQLGAVDLTWAQVWAGLTGDSSQHVQRVVFELRLPRTLTGALIGIHFALSGWLLQLLSRNPLAEAGILGISAGASLVAVIAFIVGDWLVSSENPYSNTSFALQYLPLFAMAGGLVTALAVFCLGMRHGQLSPVKMTLTGAVIAGMLHALTTGALAFWGHAHTELVAQWLAGSLYGSEWQHLHTLLPWTLIGLIGVALLMRPLNVMQLDDQHSRTLGLGLNRWRTFALLIATLLAASAVGVVGPVGFIGLLIPHISRRLAGANLPVQLVLCVLLGAVLAVLADLLGRTLFTPYEVPVGVVSAVLGVPFFLYLLSRQP encoded by the coding sequence GTGACCAGTCCGGCAACAACACCAACCCGGGTAAGCCGCGCTGGCAGTCGGCCTTCGGGTGCCAGACCTATCGCCAGGCTGTTTCTGGCCGGCGGGCTCAGCCTGGTTGTTGTCATCATCGCTGGCGTTCAGCTGGGGGCTGTGGACCTGACCTGGGCCCAGGTTTGGGCTGGGCTCACCGGAGACAGCTCGCAACACGTACAGAGAGTCGTCTTCGAACTGCGGCTGCCCCGCACCCTGACCGGCGCCCTTATCGGTATTCACTTCGCCCTGTCGGGATGGCTGTTGCAGTTGCTCAGCCGCAATCCCCTGGCCGAAGCCGGCATTCTCGGCATCTCCGCCGGCGCAAGCCTGGTGGCCGTTATCGCCTTCATCGTCGGTGACTGGCTGGTCTCCAGTGAGAACCCCTACAGCAATACCTCCTTTGCCCTTCAATACCTGCCACTGTTTGCGATGGCCGGGGGACTGGTGACGGCGCTTGCGGTGTTTTGCCTTGGCATGCGCCATGGCCAGCTGTCGCCGGTGAAAATGACGCTGACCGGCGCTGTCATTGCCGGCATGCTTCACGCGCTGACCACCGGTGCCCTGGCGTTCTGGGGCCACGCCCATACCGAGCTGGTGGCCCAATGGCTGGCCGGCTCGCTGTATGGTAGCGAGTGGCAACACCTGCACACGTTGCTTCCATGGACACTCATTGGGCTGATCGGAGTGGCTCTGCTCATGCGCCCACTGAATGTGATGCAACTCGACGACCAACACTCACGTACGCTGGGCCTGGGCCTGAACCGCTGGCGTACCTTTGCTCTGCTGATTGCCACCCTGTTGGCGGCCAGCGCGGTCGGCGTGGTGGGCCCCGTTGGTTTCATTGGCCTGCTAATCCCACACATCAGCCGCCGGCTGGCCGGCGCCAACCTTCCGGTGCAGCTGGTGTTGTGTGTACTATTGGGCGCGGTGCTGGCAGTACTGGCGGATTTACTGGGCCGAACGCTGTTCACACCTTATGAAGTGCCCGTGGGCGTCGTTTCCGCCGTCCTTGGCGTACCTTTCTTTCTGTATCTGTTATCGCGTCAACCCTGA
- a CDS encoding FecCD family ABC transporter permease: MTGSASTARPSNIYVVTLLFLVLLFFLGLMAGSQWVSPLQLLSAIDGTSDLLTRITVLELRLPRNLLGILGGAALGVAGAVMQGVTRNSLASPGLTGVIASAALAVVSLRTLSSPGAMWLPLMALGGGLLGGTLTFAIAGRRRLQPERVVLAGIAVTSLATALTTGLLLVSGAEAAELYYWLAGSLMGRGWLQLQMVLPWLLLPLGALLAMQRPFRVLQLDDDLALAMGLAVGRWRLTFLLLALLLAAALVAFTGPIVFIGLVAPHIARRLAGDQIQHWLPLSALLGGLLLLAADILARQLAFPQELPVGMLTALIGAPWLIYLLNSRTSPRSA, translated from the coding sequence ATGACCGGTAGCGCTTCGACAGCACGCCCCTCCAATATCTATGTGGTAACACTGCTGTTCCTGGTGCTGCTGTTTTTCCTTGGTCTGATGGCCGGTTCCCAGTGGGTGTCGCCACTCCAGCTGCTGTCAGCCATTGATGGCACCAGCGACCTGCTGACGCGCATTACCGTGCTGGAATTGCGACTTCCCCGCAACCTGCTCGGCATTCTTGGCGGGGCCGCGCTTGGGGTTGCCGGGGCCGTCATGCAAGGCGTTACCCGGAACTCCCTGGCATCGCCCGGCCTGACCGGCGTGATTGCGTCCGCCGCCCTGGCGGTGGTGTCACTTCGAACCCTGAGTTCACCTGGCGCAATGTGGCTGCCGCTGATGGCACTGGGCGGGGGCCTGCTCGGGGGTACTCTGACCTTCGCCATCGCCGGTCGAAGGAGACTCCAGCCGGAGCGCGTGGTACTCGCCGGCATCGCCGTCACCTCGCTGGCAACGGCACTGACTACCGGCCTTTTGCTGGTATCCGGGGCGGAGGCGGCAGAACTCTACTATTGGCTGGCGGGCAGCCTGATGGGAAGAGGCTGGCTCCAGCTCCAGATGGTGCTGCCCTGGCTGCTCCTGCCACTCGGTGCCCTGTTGGCCATGCAGCGCCCCTTTCGTGTGTTGCAGTTGGACGACGATCTGGCGCTGGCCATGGGCCTGGCCGTCGGACGTTGGCGCCTGACTTTCCTGTTACTGGCATTGCTGCTGGCTGCCGCGCTGGTCGCCTTCACCGGTCCAATCGTGTTTATTGGCCTGGTGGCGCCACACATCGCCCGGCGGCTCGCAGGCGATCAGATTCAGCACTGGCTACCATTGAGCGCTCTGCTCGGAGGGCTATTGCTGCTGGCCGCCGATATCCTGGCACGGCAACTGGCCTTCCCCCAGGAATTACCCGTCGGTATGCTGACCGCCCTTATTGGAGCCCCATGGCTGATCTACCTGCTCAATTCGCGAACCTCACCCCGGAGCGCATAA
- a CDS encoding ABC transporter substrate-binding protein, with translation MAALRKRIATSLLVVLLSPVSGWADNHSIRLTDDRGETLRLSAAATRPAAISTFGADVALALGTAPVAVTDYGLQGVPDYLAPQLSGVRGLGPRHQPNLEVLSSVRPDLVIAIRRYTEKDGDQIEAIAPLLALDLITVEDSLRAVELAGQALGKPAKADALNDRFLERVQSLAERNNGKPTGTLALLTSGSETPFIYYDHFLPTVVLEQLGFDNVGGKPPNPESGIPLGYRISLEALLKLNPDTILLLPTSRQRTFTMNPIWPYLKAVSTGQVYEVPHYWKEGAGPIARERILDDIQRLLLAPDSGT, from the coding sequence ATGGCCGCACTAAGGAAACGGATTGCAACGAGCCTGCTGGTTGTCCTGCTTTCGCCTGTATCGGGCTGGGCAGACAACCACAGCATCCGGTTGACGGACGACCGCGGGGAAACCCTGCGGTTGTCCGCTGCGGCAACCCGGCCTGCGGCGATTTCGACCTTCGGTGCCGATGTCGCACTGGCGCTGGGCACAGCGCCGGTCGCGGTCACCGACTACGGACTCCAGGGGGTGCCTGACTACCTGGCGCCACAGTTAAGCGGTGTTCGGGGTCTCGGACCGCGACACCAGCCCAATCTGGAAGTGCTGTCGTCGGTCCGGCCGGACCTCGTGATCGCCATCCGCCGCTATACCGAGAAGGACGGTGATCAGATCGAAGCCATCGCTCCGCTCCTGGCCCTGGACCTGATAACGGTCGAGGATAGCCTGCGGGCGGTGGAGTTGGCAGGCCAGGCGCTGGGTAAGCCGGCCAAAGCGGACGCACTCAATGATCGATTCCTCGAACGGGTTCAATCGCTCGCGGAGCGCAATAATGGCAAGCCCACGGGGACCTTGGCGCTGCTGACCAGCGGCAGTGAAACGCCCTTCATCTACTACGACCACTTTCTGCCCACTGTAGTGCTTGAACAGCTGGGCTTCGACAATGTTGGTGGCAAGCCACCCAATCCCGAGAGCGGCATCCCCCTGGGCTACCGGATCAGCCTTGAGGCCCTGCTGAAACTCAATCCAGACACCATTCTTCTGTTACCCACCAGTCGTCAGCGGACGTTCACAATGAATCCGATCTGGCCCTATCTCAAGGCCGTAAGCACCGGCCAGGTCTACGAAGTACCGCATTACTGGAAAGAGGGCGCCGGACCCATCGCCCGGGAGCGCATCCTCGATGACATTCAGCGTCTGTTGCTGGCCCCGGACTCCGGCACATGA